In one Gossypium hirsutum isolate 1008001.06 chromosome D09, Gossypium_hirsutum_v2.1, whole genome shotgun sequence genomic region, the following are encoded:
- the LOC107892867 gene encoding uncharacterized protein, protein MGQLLLLCLFLINAFVAMAASGNAPAPAPGEPYKAEAPTIRKLGKHQLLKTFDNAPASSPSQAPHTKKNMHPTVGSPSADHTAAITEPNKEENVSVDGDAIHLQNHHHHSMDKSVAGGGVILGGLATTFLVAVFCYIRATGRHKPETHQSNNENQ, encoded by the coding sequence atgggtCAGCTTTTACTTCTTTGTTTGTTTTTGATAAATGCTTTTGTGGCTATGGCGGCCAGTGGAAATGCTCCAGCTCCGGCTCCTGGAGAACCATACAAAGCTGAAGCACCCACAATAAGGAAACTTGGAAAGCACCAACTATTGAAGACCTTTGACAATGCACCGGCTTCAAGCCCATCCCAAGCGCCCCACACTAAAAAGAACATGCACCCCACTGTAGGAAGCCCCTCTGCAGATCACACAGCAGCCATTACTGAACCAAACAAAGAAGAAAACGTGAGTGTTGATGGAGATGCCATTCACCtacaaaatcatcatcatcattccaTGGACAAATCCGTAGCAGGGGGCGGTGTAATCCTTGGAGGTCTTGCCACAACTTTCTTGGTGGCTGTTTTTTGCTATATAAGAGCCACTGGAAGACACAAACCAGAGACGCATCAAAGTAATAATGAAAACCAGTAA
- the LOC107891083 gene encoding probable DEAD-box ATP-dependent RNA helicase 48 has translation MSSILKMPLSIPVPSQALSFSKSLVSPIPLFLYTKLSTLSLHNSAPPPNTIIRMGGGPRTYPGGVSKWQWKRMQAKKAKQLLKTRLARERHIYEMRKRAELKAAVSELERPWEVVEKAPNLFSVSADEQVKVLADRFQKPGGFDMWSDRDGPQLFDAVDELPSARFFPKGVVHSVKPYLRSRESGENTKLLTENKGEESESEVASVLDTNGKKNGVKWRRKGFRRRFGAGAGAAGEANSDAKVSNLKSGVHNKRRTFKSGIYDKRSDFKSEVFDMSLQGDGSYGINK, from the coding sequence atGTCCTCAATCCTGAAAATGCCACTCTCAATCCCAGTTCCATCTCAAGCCCTTTCCTTCTCAAAATCTCTTGTTTCCCCAATTCCCCTTTTCCTTTACACTAAACTTTCAACCCTCTCCCTCCACAACTCAGCCCCACCACCCAACACCATAATCCGCATGGGGGGTGGCCCCAGAACTTACCCAGGTGGAGTCTCGAAATGGCAATGGAAACGCATGCAAGCCAAGAAAGCCAAGCAGCTACTCAAAACTCGACTTGCCCGTGAACGTCACATCTATGAAATGCGCAAAAGGGCCGAGCTCAAAGCCGCCGTATCTGAACTTGAACGCCCTTGGGAAGTCGTTGAAAAAGCACCCAACTTGTTCTCCGTTTCAGCTGATGAGCAAGTTAAAGTTTTGGCTGACAGATTCCAGAAGCCTGGCGGTTTCGATATGTGGAGCGACAGAGATGGACCTCAGCTGTTTGATGCTGTTGATGAGTTGCCTTCCGCCAGGTTTTTCCCTAAAGGGGTTGTTCATAGTGTTAAACCGTATCTGAGAAGCAGAGAGAGTGGTGAAAACACTAAGCTTTTGACTGAAAACAAGGGAGAGGAGAGTGAGAGTGAAGTTGCTAGTGTTTTAGATACAAATGGGAAAAAGAACGGTGTCAAATGGAGGAGGAAAGGATTTAGGAGAAGATTTGGTGCTGGTGCTGGTGCTGCTGGAGAGGCTAATTCTGATGCCAAGGTAAGTAATTTGAAGTCTGGAGTTCATAATAAAAGAAGGACCTTCAAGTCTGGGATTTATGATAAAAGAAGTGATTTCAAGTCTGAGGTTTTTGATATGAGCTTACAAGGAGATGGGAGTTATGGTATTAATAAGTAA